A genomic segment from Nicotiana tabacum cultivar K326 chromosome 9, ASM71507v2, whole genome shotgun sequence encodes:
- the LOC107789042 gene encoding uncharacterized protein LOC107789042 isoform X1, whose translation MSDQGERTCPLCAEEMDLTDQQLKPCKCGYQICVWCWHHIMEMAEKDETEGRCPACRSPYNKEKIVGMAANCEKIAGMEKKSTSRKGKSKTADLRKQLTSVRVIQRNLVYIVGLPLSLADEDLLQRKEYFAQYGKVQKVSMSRTAAGAIQQFANNTCSVYITYSNEEEAVRCIQSVHGFVLDGRPLRACFGTTKYCHAWLRSVPCTNPDCLYLHEIGSQEDSFTKDEVISAYTRSRVQQITGAINSMQRRSGSVLPSPADDYCNNSSASAGQPISKTAANNSAINARISPPNSSSGRSAALPTGALWGTRASNNQLPPATASSSNGLPPASAPSSNGPLKQKAETCSSLTFSTAVANTSQVLSLPTESGKKFIHSKESGTSQEKGKTEMLEPVKQSAGADDATYSSEESAIAICTASSFMNNQLPITPSLEDKGKHLITPSRATNAYGPGLSEDSCDATDVEINNECSDLSSFSIDRQQKSLASYEKSREPSPPQMNGKSVTAISRETSNLRLETQAQERQDTTPAMEDDLLSFNAQRHRDPEVIVEKSYSSSPSISLHSSVQLKGYSPQLANGVGPIKANMQSFDQRTDSVLQPSSIGGLPNGYPENAFHRVGNLGSTDDTYYPLSNDGKGMNMDRFEAEAASVDHSTTVDRGENSIISNILSMDFDPWNESLTSQNLAKLLGETDNQQGSLRVSNSRKLQSGNQSRFSFAREEETMNPLSHPQPSLSYTERSYSHHPLGQDFPNSRSYQLDGFGTQNGFGTQNGFSLFNNEESNGFTNNYSQLSFNKLSGSRSQMTAPPGFAAPNRAPPPGFISHDKMEQNYGSLSGNHILDTTSLLRNEYQAPPIGNVNNGDIEFMDPAILAVGKGRVPNGLNVSSIDMSSSFPPQLSAFENEARLQLLMQRSLSLHQNQRFSDMGDNFTPFNDAYGISSRVVEQTLANNLSPFSQLNVTQSRNSVMSNGQWDGWNGVQSANDLGMAELLRSERLGYNKFFNGYEESKFRMPNSGELYNRTFGI comes from the exons ATATGCGTCTGGTGTTGGCATCACATAATGGAGATGGCTGAGAAGGACGAGACAGAAGGGCGGTGTCCTGCATGCCGCAGTCCATATAACAAGGAAAAGATTGTTGGCATGGCAGCAAACTGTGAAAA GATAGCGGGCATGGAGAAAAAATCGACATCTCGAAAGGGTAAGAGTAAAACAGCTGATTTGCGAAAGCAACTTACCAGTGTGCGAGTCATTCAAAGGAATCTTGTCTACATTGTGGGGTTGCCTCTCAGTTTAGCTGACGAAGAT cTTCTACAGCGGAAAGAATATTTTGCTCAGTATGGAAAGGTTCAGAAGGTTTCCATGTCTCGAACAGCTGCTGGCGCCATTCAACAGTTTGCAAATAATACATGTAGTGT ATATATTACCTATTCAAATGAGGAGGAAGCGGTCCGTTGTATTCAGTCTGTACATGGATTTGTTTTGGACGGTAGACCTCTAAG GGCTTGCTTCGGAACCACAAAATACTGTCATGCTTGGTTGAGGAGTGTG CCCTGCACCAATCCTGATTGTTTATACTTGCACGAGATTGGGTCACAAGAGGATAGCTTTACTAAAGACGAAGTAATATCGGCTTACACAAG GAGTAGAGTTCAACAAATTACTGGTGCCATTAATAGTATGCAACGGAGATCAGGGAGTGTTTTACCATCACCAGCAGACGATTACTGCAATAACAGCTCTGCTTCTGCAGGACAACCTATTAGTAAAACTGCTGCAAAT AATTCAGCAATCAATGCCAGAATCTCTCCACCAAATAGCAGCTCTGGTAGATCAGCTGCTCTTCCGACCGGCGCTTTATG GGGAACGCGTGCATCAAATAACCAACTGCCGCCAGCCACTGCATCAAGTTCTAATGGACTGCCGCCTGCCAGCGCACCAAGTTCTAATGGGCCTCTTAAACAGAAGGCTGAGACCTGTAGCTCACTGACATTCTCTACAGCTGTTGCAAACACTAGTCAGGTTTTGTCATTGCCTACTGAATCAGGAAAGAAATTTATTCACAGCAAAGAAAGTGGCACTAGTCAAGAGAAAGGTAAAACAGAGATGTTAGAACCTGTTAAGCAGTCCGCAGGCGCAGATGATGCAACCTATAGTTCTGAAGAATCCGCTATCGCTATATGTACTGCTTCTTCATTCATGAACAATCAACTACCTATCACCCCATCTTTGGAGGACAAAGGTAAACATTTGATCACACCATCCAGAGCTACAAATGCCTATGGACCTGGTTTATCAGAAGATTCCTGTGATGCCACAGATGTTGAGATCAATAATGAATGCTCAGATTTATCATCATTTAGCATTGATAGACAGCAAAAGTCACTTGCCAGCTATGAGAAATCAAGGGAACCTTCGCCTCCTCAGATGAATGGGAAATCTGTGACTGCTATCTCAAGAGAAACGTCTAATTTGAGACTGGAAACACAGGCTCAAGAAAGACAAGACACAACTCCTGCAATGGAGGATGATTTGCTATCTTTCAATGCACAGAGACATAGGGATCCGGAAGTAATTGTAGAGAAAAGCTACTCATCAAGTCCTTCCATCTCTTTACACTCTTCAGTGCAGCTTAAGGGTTATTCTCCACAGCTTGCCAATGGTGTTGGACCTATTAAAGCCAACATGCAATCGTTTGACCAAAGAACTGATTCAGTATTACAGCCTTCTAGCATTGGAGGACTTCCTAATGGATACCCTGAAAATGCATTCCATCGTGTGGGTAATTTGGGAAGCACTGATGACACTTATTATCCACTGTCTAATGATGGGAAGGGGATGAACATGGATAGGTTTGAAGCTGAAGCTGCTAGTGTGGACCATAGTACTACTGTAGATAGGGGAGAGAACAGTATAAtatctaatattttgtctatggaTTTTGACCCATGGAATGAGTCGTTAACCTCTCAGAACTTGGCTAAGTTGTTGGGAGAAACTGATAACCAACAAGGGTCTCTTAGAGTATCAAACTCAAGAAAATTACAGAGCGGCAATCAATCAAGGTTCTCCTTTGCAAGGGAGGAGGAGACGATGAATCCATTGAGTCATCCTCAACCATCTCTAAGTTACACTGAGAGAAGTTATAGTCATCATCCTCTCGGTCAAGATTTTCCAAATAGCAGAAGCTATCAGCTTGATGGTTTTGGTACTCAGAATGGTTTCGGTACTCAGAATGGTTTCTCTCTATTTAATAATGAGGAATCTAATGGTTTTACCAACAATTATTCTCAACTCTCTTTTAACAAGCTGTCAG GGTCGAGATCTCAGATGACTGCGCCTCCAGGATTTGCAGCGCCAAACAGGGCCCCACCCCCAGGATTTATTTCTCATGATAAAATGGAACAGAATTACGGTTCTCTCTCTG GTAATCACATTCTTGATACCACCTCCTTATTGCGCAATGAATATCAGGCTCCACCAATTGGAAATGTTAACAACGGGGACATTGAGTTTATGGATCCTGCAATATTGGCAGTTGGTAAAGGGAGGGTTCCGAATGGCCTTAATGTCTCAAGTATAGACATGTCTTCAAGTTTTCCTCCACAGCTTAGTGCTTTTGAAAATGAAGCAAGACTTCAGTTGCTGATGCAAAGATCTCTCTCTCTGCATCAGAACCAGAGATTCAGTGATATGGGGGATAACTTTACTCCATTCAATGATGCTTATGGAATTTCTTCCAGGGTTGTGGAGCAAACTCTGGCCAAcaatctttcaccattttcacagCTCAATGTTACCCAGAGCAGGAACTCTGTCATGTCAAATGGCCAGTGGGATGGCTGGAATGGTGTCCAAAGTGCAAACGATTTGGGCATGGCTGAACTCCTCCGAAGTGAAAGGCTGGGTTATAACAAGTTCTTTAATGGATATGAGGAATCAAAGTTCCGCATGCCCAATTCAGGCGAACTGTATAACAGAACATTCGGGATATAA
- the LOC107789042 gene encoding uncharacterized protein LOC107789042 isoform X2 — protein sequence MSDQGERTCPLCAEEMDLTDQQLKPCKCGYQICVWCWHHIMEMAEKDETEGRCPACRSPYNKEKIVGMAANCEKIAGMEKKSTSRKGKSKTADLRKQLTSVRVIQRNLVYIVGLPLSLADEDLLQRKEYFAQYGKVQKVSMSRTAAGAIQQFANNTCSVYITYSNEEEAVRCIQSVHGFVLDGRPLRACFGTTKYCHAWLRSVPCTNPDCLYLHEIGSQEDSFTKDEVISAYTRVQQITGAINSMQRRSGSVLPSPADDYCNNSSASAGQPISKTAANNSAINARISPPNSSSGRSAALPTGALWGTRASNNQLPPATASSSNGLPPASAPSSNGPLKQKAETCSSLTFSTAVANTSQVLSLPTESGKKFIHSKESGTSQEKGKTEMLEPVKQSAGADDATYSSEESAIAICTASSFMNNQLPITPSLEDKGKHLITPSRATNAYGPGLSEDSCDATDVEINNECSDLSSFSIDRQQKSLASYEKSREPSPPQMNGKSVTAISRETSNLRLETQAQERQDTTPAMEDDLLSFNAQRHRDPEVIVEKSYSSSPSISLHSSVQLKGYSPQLANGVGPIKANMQSFDQRTDSVLQPSSIGGLPNGYPENAFHRVGNLGSTDDTYYPLSNDGKGMNMDRFEAEAASVDHSTTVDRGENSIISNILSMDFDPWNESLTSQNLAKLLGETDNQQGSLRVSNSRKLQSGNQSRFSFAREEETMNPLSHPQPSLSYTERSYSHHPLGQDFPNSRSYQLDGFGTQNGFGTQNGFSLFNNEESNGFTNNYSQLSFNKLSGSRSQMTAPPGFAAPNRAPPPGFISHDKMEQNYGSLSGNHILDTTSLLRNEYQAPPIGNVNNGDIEFMDPAILAVGKGRVPNGLNVSSIDMSSSFPPQLSAFENEARLQLLMQRSLSLHQNQRFSDMGDNFTPFNDAYGISSRVVEQTLANNLSPFSQLNVTQSRNSVMSNGQWDGWNGVQSANDLGMAELLRSERLGYNKFFNGYEESKFRMPNSGELYNRTFGI from the exons ATATGCGTCTGGTGTTGGCATCACATAATGGAGATGGCTGAGAAGGACGAGACAGAAGGGCGGTGTCCTGCATGCCGCAGTCCATATAACAAGGAAAAGATTGTTGGCATGGCAGCAAACTGTGAAAA GATAGCGGGCATGGAGAAAAAATCGACATCTCGAAAGGGTAAGAGTAAAACAGCTGATTTGCGAAAGCAACTTACCAGTGTGCGAGTCATTCAAAGGAATCTTGTCTACATTGTGGGGTTGCCTCTCAGTTTAGCTGACGAAGAT cTTCTACAGCGGAAAGAATATTTTGCTCAGTATGGAAAGGTTCAGAAGGTTTCCATGTCTCGAACAGCTGCTGGCGCCATTCAACAGTTTGCAAATAATACATGTAGTGT ATATATTACCTATTCAAATGAGGAGGAAGCGGTCCGTTGTATTCAGTCTGTACATGGATTTGTTTTGGACGGTAGACCTCTAAG GGCTTGCTTCGGAACCACAAAATACTGTCATGCTTGGTTGAGGAGTGTG CCCTGCACCAATCCTGATTGTTTATACTTGCACGAGATTGGGTCACAAGAGGATAGCTTTACTAAAGACGAAGTAATATCGGCTTACACAAG AGTTCAACAAATTACTGGTGCCATTAATAGTATGCAACGGAGATCAGGGAGTGTTTTACCATCACCAGCAGACGATTACTGCAATAACAGCTCTGCTTCTGCAGGACAACCTATTAGTAAAACTGCTGCAAAT AATTCAGCAATCAATGCCAGAATCTCTCCACCAAATAGCAGCTCTGGTAGATCAGCTGCTCTTCCGACCGGCGCTTTATG GGGAACGCGTGCATCAAATAACCAACTGCCGCCAGCCACTGCATCAAGTTCTAATGGACTGCCGCCTGCCAGCGCACCAAGTTCTAATGGGCCTCTTAAACAGAAGGCTGAGACCTGTAGCTCACTGACATTCTCTACAGCTGTTGCAAACACTAGTCAGGTTTTGTCATTGCCTACTGAATCAGGAAAGAAATTTATTCACAGCAAAGAAAGTGGCACTAGTCAAGAGAAAGGTAAAACAGAGATGTTAGAACCTGTTAAGCAGTCCGCAGGCGCAGATGATGCAACCTATAGTTCTGAAGAATCCGCTATCGCTATATGTACTGCTTCTTCATTCATGAACAATCAACTACCTATCACCCCATCTTTGGAGGACAAAGGTAAACATTTGATCACACCATCCAGAGCTACAAATGCCTATGGACCTGGTTTATCAGAAGATTCCTGTGATGCCACAGATGTTGAGATCAATAATGAATGCTCAGATTTATCATCATTTAGCATTGATAGACAGCAAAAGTCACTTGCCAGCTATGAGAAATCAAGGGAACCTTCGCCTCCTCAGATGAATGGGAAATCTGTGACTGCTATCTCAAGAGAAACGTCTAATTTGAGACTGGAAACACAGGCTCAAGAAAGACAAGACACAACTCCTGCAATGGAGGATGATTTGCTATCTTTCAATGCACAGAGACATAGGGATCCGGAAGTAATTGTAGAGAAAAGCTACTCATCAAGTCCTTCCATCTCTTTACACTCTTCAGTGCAGCTTAAGGGTTATTCTCCACAGCTTGCCAATGGTGTTGGACCTATTAAAGCCAACATGCAATCGTTTGACCAAAGAACTGATTCAGTATTACAGCCTTCTAGCATTGGAGGACTTCCTAATGGATACCCTGAAAATGCATTCCATCGTGTGGGTAATTTGGGAAGCACTGATGACACTTATTATCCACTGTCTAATGATGGGAAGGGGATGAACATGGATAGGTTTGAAGCTGAAGCTGCTAGTGTGGACCATAGTACTACTGTAGATAGGGGAGAGAACAGTATAAtatctaatattttgtctatggaTTTTGACCCATGGAATGAGTCGTTAACCTCTCAGAACTTGGCTAAGTTGTTGGGAGAAACTGATAACCAACAAGGGTCTCTTAGAGTATCAAACTCAAGAAAATTACAGAGCGGCAATCAATCAAGGTTCTCCTTTGCAAGGGAGGAGGAGACGATGAATCCATTGAGTCATCCTCAACCATCTCTAAGTTACACTGAGAGAAGTTATAGTCATCATCCTCTCGGTCAAGATTTTCCAAATAGCAGAAGCTATCAGCTTGATGGTTTTGGTACTCAGAATGGTTTCGGTACTCAGAATGGTTTCTCTCTATTTAATAATGAGGAATCTAATGGTTTTACCAACAATTATTCTCAACTCTCTTTTAACAAGCTGTCAG GGTCGAGATCTCAGATGACTGCGCCTCCAGGATTTGCAGCGCCAAACAGGGCCCCACCCCCAGGATTTATTTCTCATGATAAAATGGAACAGAATTACGGTTCTCTCTCTG GTAATCACATTCTTGATACCACCTCCTTATTGCGCAATGAATATCAGGCTCCACCAATTGGAAATGTTAACAACGGGGACATTGAGTTTATGGATCCTGCAATATTGGCAGTTGGTAAAGGGAGGGTTCCGAATGGCCTTAATGTCTCAAGTATAGACATGTCTTCAAGTTTTCCTCCACAGCTTAGTGCTTTTGAAAATGAAGCAAGACTTCAGTTGCTGATGCAAAGATCTCTCTCTCTGCATCAGAACCAGAGATTCAGTGATATGGGGGATAACTTTACTCCATTCAATGATGCTTATGGAATTTCTTCCAGGGTTGTGGAGCAAACTCTGGCCAAcaatctttcaccattttcacagCTCAATGTTACCCAGAGCAGGAACTCTGTCATGTCAAATGGCCAGTGGGATGGCTGGAATGGTGTCCAAAGTGCAAACGATTTGGGCATGGCTGAACTCCTCCGAAGTGAAAGGCTGGGTTATAACAAGTTCTTTAATGGATATGAGGAATCAAAGTTCCGCATGCCCAATTCAGGCGAACTGTATAACAGAACATTCGGGATATAA